The Chryseobacterium nakagawai genome has a segment encoding these proteins:
- a CDS encoding YceI family protein, with protein sequence MKKLTLLSIFLLFAGYVSAQKYSSKTGKLTFEASVPLFDDIYAQDDTNMIILNADTGEMASVSVVKNFHFKTKLMEEHFNESYAESAKYPKTTFKGKIVGFDKSKLTTSPQKYTVQGTLNFHGVDKAITSAASMYTKDGKIYMQGSFVAKPADYKVTIPKMVTKKIAENVNVEYTYTLIK encoded by the coding sequence ATGAAAAAACTAACACTATTGAGCATTTTCCTGCTTTTTGCTGGATATGTTTCAGCCCAGAAATACAGCTCCAAAACTGGTAAACTAACATTTGAAGCATCAGTGCCTCTTTTTGATGATATCTATGCCCAGGATGATACTAATATGATTATTCTTAATGCTGATACCGGAGAAATGGCATCTGTTTCTGTCGTTAAAAATTTCCATTTTAAAACAAAATTAATGGAAGAACATTTTAATGAGAGTTATGCTGAGTCTGCCAAATATCCTAAAACAACATTTAAAGGAAAAATCGTAGGCTTTGACAAGTCAAAGTTAACAACCAGCCCACAGAAATATACCGTTCAGGGAACCTTAAATTTCCATGGAGTAGATAAAGCCATAACCTCTGCCGCTTCAATGTATACAAAGGATGGTAAAATTTATATGCAAGGAAGCTTTGTGGCAAAACCAGCAGATTATAAAGTAACCATACCTAAGATGGTTACTAAAAAAATTGCTGAAAATGTAAATGTTGAATATACCTATACACTGATAAAATGA
- a CDS encoding DUF3467 domain-containing protein — MDNNQNPQDGNINIELNEMVAAGIYANLALVNHSPSEFVVDFIQLMPGVQQAKVRSRVILAPLHAKRVLSALQQNIANYEQQFGEIKEVEPFVLGGNNVQA, encoded by the coding sequence ATGGACAACAATCAAAATCCACAAGACGGAAACATCAACATCGAATTAAACGAAATGGTAGCTGCTGGTATCTATGCTAACTTAGCTTTAGTAAACCACTCTCCATCTGAATTTGTAGTAGACTTTATTCAGTTGATGCCAGGTGTTCAGCAAGCTAAAGTAAGATCAAGAGTAATTCTTGCTCCACTTCACGCTAAAAGAGTATTAAGCGCTCTTCAACAGAACATCGCTAACTACGAGCAGCAGTTTGGAGAAATCAAAGAAGTTGAGCCTTTCGTATTAGGAGGAAACAACGTACAAGCTTAA
- the rpoB gene encoding DNA-directed RNA polymerase subunit beta, which yields MSKTKSTTQGNPRINFSSAKGKIVTPDFLDIQIESFREFFQLDTLPEARKTEALYKTFQENFPITDSRNQFVLEFLDYLVDSPRYSIDECVERGLTYSVPLKARLKLYCTDPEHEDFQTVVQDVYLGPVPYMTPSGSFIINGAERVIVTQLHRSPGVFFGQTYHANGTKLYYSRIIPFKGSWMEFTTDINSVMYAYIDRKKKLPLTTLLRAIGYESDKDILQIFDLAEEVKVSKAALKKVEGRTLAARVLNTWFEDFVDEDTGEVVSIERNEIILDRETILEKEHLDLILDAGVKSILIHKENSNEFSIIQNTLQKDPTNSEKEAVEYIYRQLRNADPPDEETARGIIEKLFFSEQRYSLGEVGRYRLNKKLSLNIPTTTEVLTKEDIIAIVRHLIELVNSKTDVDDIDHLSNRRIKTVGEQLAGQFGVGLSRIARTIKERMNVRDNEIFTPLDLVNAKTLTSVINSFFGTNQLSQFMDQTNPLSEITHKRRLSALGPGGLSRERAGFEVRDVHHTHYGRICPIETPEGPNIGLISSLGIYAKINRLGFIETPYRKVEGGKIELNADPIYLNAEDEEDKVIAQANVELSDNGDFLTDRIIARLDGDYPVVEPAQVNLIDVAPNQISGISASLIPFLEHDDANRALMGSNMMRQAVPLLKPQAPVVGTGLEQQVARDSRILINAEGTGTVEYVDADRIVIKYDRSEDEDLVQFESATKTYKLTKFRKTNQSTTITLRPNVRVGDVVEKGQVLCDGYATEKGELALGRNLVVAFMPWKGYNFEDAIVINEKVVREDWFTSIHVDEYSLEVRDTKLGMEELTADIPNVSEEATKDLDENGMIRIGAEVKPGDIMIGKITPKGESDPTPEEKLLRAIFGDKAGDVKDASLKADSSLRGVVINKKLFSRNIKDKKKRTEEKLKLEEIENTYKAKFDELRNTLIEKLNTLVSGKTSQGVQNDLDEEIIGKGVKFTHKLLTSVEDYVNVSGSDWTVDADKNELIKQLIHNYKIKYNDIQGVKNREKFAISIGDELPAGIMKLAKVYIAKKRKLNVGDKMAGRHGNKGIVSRIVREEDMPFLEDGTPVDIVLNPLGVPSRMNIGQIYETVLGWAGQKLGMKFATPIFDGATLEQITEYTEKAGLPKFGHTHLYDGGTGERFTQAATVGVIYMLKLGHMVDDKMHARSIGPYSLITQQPLGGKAQFGGQRFGEMEVWALEAFGASNILREILTVKSDDVIGRAKTYEAIAKGESMPEPGIPESFNVLLHELQGLGLDVRLEE from the coding sequence ATGAGTAAAACAAAATCAACAACTCAAGGAAATCCGAGAATTAATTTCTCATCAGCGAAAGGAAAAATTGTTACTCCAGACTTCTTGGACATCCAAATCGAGTCTTTCAGAGAATTTTTCCAGCTTGATACACTTCCTGAAGCCAGAAAGACAGAAGCTCTTTACAAGACTTTCCAAGAGAATTTCCCAATTACGGATTCAAGAAACCAATTCGTATTAGAATTCTTAGACTATCTGGTAGATTCTCCACGTTATTCAATCGATGAGTGTGTGGAAAGAGGACTTACTTATTCAGTTCCTCTAAAAGCAAGACTTAAATTGTACTGTACTGACCCGGAACACGAAGATTTCCAAACAGTGGTTCAGGATGTATATTTAGGTCCGGTTCCTTATATGACGCCTAGTGGATCTTTCATCATCAATGGTGCAGAAAGAGTTATCGTTACGCAGCTTCACCGTTCACCTGGTGTATTCTTCGGACAAACTTACCACGCGAATGGAACCAAACTTTACTATTCAAGAATTATCCCTTTCAAAGGATCTTGGATGGAATTTACAACAGATATAAACAGTGTAATGTACGCTTATATCGACCGTAAGAAAAAGTTACCATTAACAACTTTATTAAGAGCTATCGGTTACGAGTCTGATAAGGATATCCTTCAGATTTTCGATCTTGCTGAAGAAGTGAAAGTTTCTAAGGCTGCCCTTAAAAAAGTGGAAGGGAGAACATTGGCTGCGAGAGTATTGAACACTTGGTTCGAAGACTTCGTAGACGAAGATACAGGTGAGGTGGTTTCTATCGAAAGAAACGAAATCATCTTAGATAGAGAGACAATCCTTGAAAAAGAACACTTAGATCTTATCTTGGATGCTGGTGTGAAATCAATCTTGATTCACAAAGAAAACAGCAATGAATTCTCTATCATTCAGAATACATTACAAAAAGACCCTACGAACTCTGAAAAAGAAGCAGTAGAATATATCTATCGTCAGTTAAGAAACGCAGATCCACCAGATGAGGAAACTGCAAGAGGAATCATTGAAAAATTATTCTTCTCTGAGCAGAGATACTCTTTAGGTGAAGTAGGACGTTACAGATTGAATAAAAAATTAAGTCTAAACATCCCAACTACCACTGAAGTTCTTACAAAAGAAGATATCATTGCCATTGTAAGACACTTAATTGAGCTAGTAAACTCAAAAACTGATGTTGATGATATTGACCACTTATCCAACAGAAGAATTAAAACTGTTGGTGAGCAATTAGCAGGACAGTTCGGAGTAGGTCTTTCAAGAATTGCTAGAACAATCAAGGAGAGAATGAACGTTAGAGATAACGAGATCTTTACTCCACTTGATCTTGTTAATGCTAAGACGTTAACATCTGTAATTAACTCGTTCTTCGGTACCAACCAGCTATCTCAGTTCATGGACCAAACCAACCCTCTATCAGAGATCACTCACAAGAGAAGATTATCTGCACTAGGGCCTGGTGGTTTATCAAGAGAAAGAGCAGGTTTCGAGGTTCGTGACGTTCACCATACTCACTACGGAAGAATTTGTCCGATTGAAACTCCGGAAGGACCAAACATCGGTTTGATTTCATCTTTAGGTATTTATGCGAAAATCAACAGACTAGGTTTCATCGAAACTCCGTATAGAAAAGTAGAAGGTGGTAAGATTGAGCTTAATGCAGATCCTATCTATCTAAATGCAGAAGATGAAGAAGATAAAGTAATTGCTCAGGCAAACGTTGAATTGAGTGATAATGGAGACTTCTTAACAGATAGAATTATTGCAAGATTAGATGGTGACTACCCGGTAGTTGAACCTGCTCAGGTTAATCTTATTGATGTTGCACCAAACCAGATTTCTGGTATTTCCGCTTCACTTATTCCATTCTTGGAGCATGATGATGCGAACCGTGCATTGATGGGATCTAACATGATGCGTCAGGCCGTTCCTCTATTGAAGCCACAGGCTCCAGTTGTTGGTACAGGGCTTGAGCAACAAGTTGCAAGAGATTCAAGAATCTTAATTAACGCTGAAGGTACTGGTACTGTAGAGTATGTAGATGCTGACAGAATCGTTATTAAATATGACAGAAGCGAAGATGAAGATTTAGTACAATTCGAGTCTGCTACTAAAACATATAAGCTTACTAAGTTTAGAAAAACTAACCAGAGTACAACAATTACCCTAAGACCAAACGTAAGAGTAGGTGATGTAGTGGAAAAAGGACAAGTACTTTGCGATGGTTATGCTACTGAAAAAGGAGAATTAGCTCTTGGTAGAAACTTAGTAGTAGCGTTCATGCCTTGGAAAGGGTACAACTTCGAGGATGCAATTGTAATCAACGAGAAAGTGGTTCGTGAAGACTGGTTTACTTCAATCCATGTGGATGAATATTCACTGGAAGTTCGTGATACTAAATTAGGTATGGAAGAGCTTACAGCAGATATTCCAAACGTATCTGAAGAAGCTACTAAAGATCTTGACGAGAACGGTATGATCAGAATCGGTGCTGAGGTGAAGCCTGGAGATATCATGATTGGTAAAATTACTCCAAAAGGTGAATCTGACCCGACTCCTGAAGAAAAACTTCTTAGAGCGATCTTTGGTGATAAAGCTGGTGATGTAAAAGATGCATCATTAAAAGCTGACTCTTCATTAAGAGGAGTGGTTATCAACAAGAAATTGTTCTCTAGAAACATTAAAGACAAAAAGAAAAGAACTGAAGAAAAACTTAAACTTGAAGAGATTGAAAACACTTACAAGGCTAAGTTTGACGAGTTGAGAAACACTTTAATTGAAAAATTAAATACACTGGTAAGCGGTAAAACTTCTCAAGGGGTACAAAATGACCTTGATGAAGAGATCATCGGTAAAGGGGTGAAGTTTACTCATAAGTTATTAACTTCAGTTGAAGATTATGTAAACGTTAGCGGTTCAGATTGGACAGTAGACGCTGATAAGAATGAATTGATCAAACAGTTGATTCACAATTACAAAATCAAATATAACGACATCCAGGGAGTTAAAAACCGTGAGAAATTTGCAATTTCAATCGGAGATGAGCTTCCAGCAGGTATCATGAAGTTGGCTAAAGTTTACATCGCTAAGAAACGTAAACTGAATGTAGGGGATAAGATGGCAGGACGTCACGGTAACAAAGGTATCGTATCAAGAATCGTTCGTGAAGAAGATATGCCATTCCTAGAAGACGGAACACCGGTAGATATCGTATTGAATCCACTAGGGGTACCTTCTCGTATGAACATCGGACAAATTTATGAAACAGTTCTTGGATGGGCTGGTCAGAAATTGGGTATGAAGTTCGCTACACCAATCTTCGATGGAGCAACTCTTGAGCAGATTACTGAGTATACTGAAAAAGCAGGTCTTCCTAAATTCGGACACACTCACCTTTATGATGGAGGTACCGGAGAAAGGTTTACACAGGCAGCTACAGTGGGTGTTATCTACATGCTGAAACTAGGACACATGGTTGATGATAAGATGCACGCACGTTCTATTGGTCCTTACTCATTGATTACTCAGCAGCCGTTAGGAGGTAAAGCTCAGTTCGGTGGTCAGAGATTTGGAGAGATGGAGGTTTGGGCACTTGAAGCATTCGGTGCATCTAACATCTTGAGAGAGATCTTGACAGTGAAGTCGGATGACGTGATTGGTAGAGCAAAAACTTATGAAGCAATTGCTAAGGGTGAATCTATGCCTGAACCAGGTATTCCAGAATCATTCAACGTATTACTTCACGAGTTACAAGGTCTTGGATTAGACGTAAGATTAGAGGAGTAA
- a CDS encoding Crp/Fnr family transcriptional regulator, translating to MIDNSFAVSKFGFLGADFLSELQKHAVIMDIKAKTEIIREGQKNKFVPFLIKGSIRVFTLNDGRELIYYYIKPKDSCLMTFSSILTDYISRVYAVAEEDSEAVLIPVSIMHEWLIKFPEINKLFYHEYDRRFSEVMNMVNDAVFHRLDKRVLNYIKQQISSTGNNPIKITHREIANSLGTSREVVSRVLKKIESEGEIVQTKEGIKVSVNESVRFD from the coding sequence ATGATTGATAACTCATTCGCTGTAAGCAAATTTGGGTTTTTAGGTGCGGATTTTTTATCTGAACTACAAAAGCATGCTGTTATAATGGATATAAAAGCAAAAACTGAAATCATAAGAGAAGGGCAAAAAAATAAATTTGTACCTTTTTTAATAAAAGGCTCTATCAGAGTTTTTACCCTTAATGATGGAAGAGAATTAATCTATTATTATATTAAACCAAAAGATAGCTGTCTTATGACCTTTTCTTCCATTCTGACAGATTATATCAGCAGAGTGTATGCCGTTGCAGAAGAAGACTCAGAAGCTGTTTTGATTCCCGTTTCCATCATGCATGAATGGCTGATCAAATTTCCGGAAATCAATAAATTGTTTTATCATGAATATGACCGAAGATTTTCAGAAGTTATGAATATGGTTAACGATGCTGTTTTTCATAGACTGGATAAAAGAGTTCTGAATTATATCAAACAACAAATTTCATCCACAGGAAACAATCCTATTAAGATCACACATCGTGAAATTGCAAACAGCTTAGGAACTTCCAGAGAAGTGGTGAGCAGAGTTTTGAAAAAAATTGAAAGCGAAGGTGAAATTGTTCAGACTAAAGAGGGGATAAAAGTGTCTGTAAATGAAAGTGTTAGATTTGACTAA
- a CDS encoding DUF5777 family beta-barrel protein, protein MTKTLLFLSVFASGLVFAQEDLLKDIDTVKTNTETSQPAFKALQIVTGQSTKLAAKKEWYIIVAHRFGDISAGFKDFFGLDHASTKLGVIYGISDAVSISLSRETNLKTFEGAVKYRLVKQNENFPVDIVGYNVMAANTELNKDTYPHLRFSDRLSYLTQALISRRFSDKLSLQLTPSFVHKNLYEPTIENKNQFLTGLGGRYKISKRVSLNAEYFVNFDDHSFYKNPLSLGVDIETGGHIFQLLLTNSQINSDIGYLTNATGAWGKGHIFFGFNLYRVF, encoded by the coding sequence ATGACAAAAACTCTCTTATTTTTGTCCGTATTTGCTTCAGGTCTTGTCTTTGCACAAGAAGATCTGCTGAAAGATATTGACACGGTAAAAACCAACACAGAAACCTCACAACCTGCCTTTAAAGCCCTTCAGATTGTTACAGGACAATCTACAAAACTGGCTGCCAAAAAAGAATGGTACATCATCGTAGCCCATAGATTTGGAGATATAAGTGCAGGATTTAAAGATTTTTTCGGTCTGGATCATGCCTCAACCAAATTAGGGGTTATCTATGGTATTTCAGATGCTGTATCTATAAGCCTTTCCAGAGAAACGAATTTGAAAACGTTTGAAGGAGCAGTGAAATACAGACTGGTAAAACAAAATGAGAACTTTCCTGTAGATATTGTGGGCTACAATGTAATGGCTGCCAATACAGAGCTAAATAAAGATACTTATCCGCACCTTAGATTCAGCGATAGGCTTTCTTATCTTACTCAGGCACTTATCTCAAGAAGATTCAGTGATAAGCTTTCCTTACAGCTTACCCCTTCCTTTGTACATAAAAACTTGTATGAACCTACCATTGAAAATAAAAACCAGTTTTTGACAGGTTTGGGAGGACGTTATAAAATTTCAAAAAGAGTTTCTCTGAATGCAGAATACTTTGTGAATTTTGATGATCACAGCTTTTATAAAAATCCTTTATCATTAGGGGTAGATATAGAAACAGGAGGACATATTTTCCAGCTTTTACTGACAAATTCCCAGATAAATTCAGATATCGGATATCTTACCAATGCTACAGGAGCATGGGGAAAAGGACATATTTTCTTCGGGTTTAATCTTTATAGAGTTTTTTAA
- the rpoC gene encoding DNA-directed RNA polymerase subunit beta' has protein sequence MSNKNKSSRFNKITIGLASPESILQDSRGEVLKPETINYRTHKPERDGLFCEKIFGPVKDYECACGKYKRIRYKGIVCDRCGVEVTEKKVRRERIGHIGLVVPIAHIWYFRSLPNKIGYLLGIPSKKLDMIIYYERYVVIQQGIAKKLDGSDFENMEFLTEEEYLDIMETLPVENQYLDDSDPNKFIAKMGAEAVEELLKRIDLDALSFDLRHKAHNEGSKQRRTEALKRLNVVEALRGANTRMINRPEWMIMRVLPVIPPELRPLVPLDGGRFATSDLNDLYRRVIIRNNRLKRLLEIKAPEVILRNEKRMLQESVDSLFDNTRKSSAVKSESNRPLKSLSDSLKGKQGRFRQNLLGKRVDYSARSVIVVGPNLQLHECGIPKDMAAELYKPFIIRKLIERGIVKTVKSAKRIIDRKEPVVYDILENVMKGHPVLLNRAPTLHRLGIQAFQPKMIEGKAIQLHPLVTTAFNADFDGDQMAVHLPLGPEAILEAQLLMLGSQNILNPANGSPITVPSQDMVLGLYFMTKELSSTEDMKVKGEGLAFYSPEEAEIAYAEGRVSLNAKVRCKLPVKENGEIVIRLIETSVGRILFNQIVPKQVGYINELLTKKSLRNVIGKILADTDFPTTVKFLDAMKDLGYSNAFKGGLSFSLGDIVVPVEKKQMIATSIETVDEIRANYNMGLITDTERYNQVIDVWTNTNAGLTEMIMSRMKVDQGGFNSVYMMLDSGARGSKEQIRQLSGMRGLMAKPQKAGSTGAEIIENPILANFKEGLSILEYFISTHGARKGLADTALKTADAGYLTRRLVDVAQDVIVTEDDCGTLRGTEVTALKKNDEIVERISERILGRVSLHNIYDPESDELIASADQVIIEELAKKIEEAGLEAVEVRSPLTCEAKKGICAKCYGRNLATGKVIHMGEAVGVIAAQSIGEPGTQLTLRTFHQGGTAGNVSENPSIVARRDGIVEMDEVRTITSEDENGNTAEVVVSRSTEFRLVADNESKTPLMVANVPYGSILSVKPGDKVKKGDMICRWDPYNAVIIAETSGKVEYEDIIQGISFQLEIDEQTGFEEKVISESRNKKAVPTLKVVDSKGVEQKAYNLPVGAHLMVNDGEKIKAGKVLIKIPRKSAKAGDITGGLPRVTELFEARNPSNPAVVTEIDGVVSYGKIKRGNRELIVEAKTGERKIYLVKLSNQILVQENDFVRAGSPLSDGSITPDDILRIKGPTAVQEYLVNEIQEVYRLQGVKIDDKHFEIIVRQMMTKVSIVDGGDTQFLEGALEHKYDFLEENNRVFGLKVVVDAGDSKEFKPGQMITARELRDENSKLRREDQSLVEVREALPATATPVLQGITRAALQTKSFMSAASFQETTKVLNEAAVAGKVDALGGLKENVIVGHRIPAGTGLKEYQNVIVGSKKEFEDLN, from the coding sequence ATGTCAAATAAAAATAAATCAAGTAGATTTAATAAAATAACCATCGGTTTAGCTTCACCGGAGTCTATTTTACAAGACTCAAGAGGGGAGGTTTTAAAGCCGGAAACTATTAACTACAGAACTCACAAACCAGAAAGAGACGGGCTATTCTGTGAGAAAATCTTTGGTCCTGTAAAGGATTACGAATGTGCTTGTGGTAAATACAAGAGAATTCGTTACAAAGGGATCGTTTGCGACCGTTGTGGTGTAGAAGTTACCGAGAAAAAAGTAAGAAGAGAAAGAATCGGACACATTGGTTTGGTTGTTCCTATTGCTCACATCTGGTACTTCCGTTCATTACCTAATAAAATCGGATACCTTTTAGGAATTCCTTCTAAGAAATTAGACATGATCATCTACTACGAAAGATATGTAGTGATTCAACAAGGTATTGCTAAGAAATTAGACGGTTCTGATTTTGAAAATATGGAGTTCTTAACAGAAGAAGAGTACCTTGATATCATGGAAACTCTTCCTGTAGAAAACCAGTATCTTGATGATTCTGATCCAAACAAATTCATCGCTAAAATGGGTGCTGAAGCTGTTGAGGAATTATTAAAAAGAATCGATCTTGATGCATTATCTTTCGACTTGAGACATAAAGCTCACAATGAAGGTTCTAAGCAAAGAAGAACTGAAGCTCTGAAAAGATTGAACGTTGTAGAAGCATTAAGAGGTGCTAATACAAGAATGATCAACAGACCGGAGTGGATGATTATGCGTGTACTTCCTGTTATTCCACCAGAATTAAGACCATTAGTTCCATTGGATGGAGGACGTTTTGCAACTTCTGACTTAAATGACCTTTATAGAAGAGTTATCATCAGAAATAACCGTTTAAAGAGATTATTGGAGATCAAAGCTCCTGAAGTAATCTTGAGAAACGAGAAGCGTATGCTTCAGGAATCAGTAGATTCATTATTTGATAATACAAGAAAATCTTCTGCAGTAAAATCTGAATCAAACAGACCATTGAAATCACTTTCTGATTCATTGAAAGGTAAGCAAGGTCGTTTCCGTCAGAACTTACTAGGGAAAAGGGTTGACTACTCTGCGCGTTCTGTAATTGTTGTAGGTCCAAACTTACAGCTTCATGAATGTGGTATTCCTAAAGATATGGCAGCTGAGCTTTACAAACCGTTTATCATTAGAAAACTAATTGAGAGAGGGATTGTAAAAACAGTAAAATCTGCAAAGAGAATTATTGATAGAAAAGAACCAGTAGTTTATGATATCCTTGAAAACGTGATGAAAGGTCACCCTGTTTTATTGAACAGAGCACCTACTCTTCACAGACTGGGTATTCAGGCTTTCCAACCTAAGATGATCGAAGGTAAGGCAATCCAACTACACCCGTTAGTAACAACAGCATTCAACGCCGATTTCGATGGTGACCAGATGGCGGTACACTTACCGTTAGGACCAGAAGCAATCCTTGAAGCTCAGTTATTGATGTTAGGTTCTCAAAACATTTTGAACCCTGCAAACGGTTCTCCAATTACAGTACCATCTCAGGACATGGTTCTTGGTCTTTATTTCATGACTAAAGAATTAAGCTCTACAGAAGATATGAAAGTAAAAGGAGAGGGTCTTGCATTCTATTCTCCTGAAGAAGCAGAAATTGCTTATGCAGAAGGTAGAGTTTCATTAAATGCTAAAGTAAGATGTAAACTACCAGTTAAAGAAAACGGTGAAATCGTTATAAGATTAATCGAAACTTCTGTAGGTAGAATCTTATTTAACCAGATTGTCCCTAAACAAGTAGGATATATCAATGAACTTCTTACTAAGAAATCATTAAGAAACGTTATCGGTAAGATCCTTGCAGATACGGATTTCCCTACAACAGTGAAATTCTTGGATGCAATGAAAGACTTAGGGTATTCAAACGCATTCAAAGGAGGTCTTTCGTTCTCACTTGGAGATATTGTAGTTCCTGTTGAGAAAAAGCAGATGATTGCTACTTCAATTGAAACGGTAGACGAAATTAGAGCCAACTATAACATGGGTCTAATTACAGATACAGAACGTTATAACCAGGTAATTGACGTTTGGACAAATACCAACGCTGGATTAACTGAAATGATCATGAGCAGAATGAAAGTTGACCAAGGTGGATTCAATTCTGTATACATGATGCTTGACTCTGGAGCGAGGGGTTCTAAAGAACAGATTCGTCAGTTATCAGGGATGAGAGGTTTGATGGCAAAACCGCAAAAAGCCGGTTCTACCGGAGCGGAGATCATCGAAAACCCGATCCTTGCTAACTTTAAGGAAGGTCTTTCGATTCTAGAGTACTTTATCTCTACCCACGGTGCTCGTAAGGGTCTTGCGGATACCGCACTTAAGACAGCCGATGCTGGTTACCTAACGAGAAGATTAGTAGACGTTGCTCAGGACGTTATCGTTACAGAAGACGACTGTGGAACACTAAGAGGTACAGAAGTTACTGCACTTAAGAAAAATGATGAGATCGTTGAAAGAATCTCTGAAAGAATCTTAGGTAGAGTATCTCTTCATAATATTTATGACCCTGAATCTGATGAACTTATTGCAAGTGCAGACCAGGTGATCATCGAAGAATTGGCGAAGAAAATCGAAGAGGCTGGATTAGAAGCTGTTGAGGTTCGTTCACCATTAACTTGTGAAGCTAAGAAAGGAATCTGTGCAAAATGCTACGGTAGAAACTTAGCAACAGGTAAAGTAATCCACATGGGTGAAGCGGTAGGTGTAATTGCAGCACAGTCAATTGGGGAACCAGGTACTCAGCTTACGTTGAGAACTTTCCACCAAGGGGGTACTGCAGGAAACGTATCAGAAAACCCATCTATTGTTGCAAGAAGAGATGGTATCGTAGAAATGGATGAAGTAAGAACAATTACTTCTGAAGATGAAAACGGTAATACAGCTGAGGTTGTAGTTTCTCGTTCAACAGAATTCAGATTAGTTGCTGATAATGAGTCAAAAACTCCATTAATGGTAGCTAACGTACCTTACGGATCTATATTATCTGTTAAACCAGGTGATAAAGTGAAGAAAGGTGATATGATCTGTAGATGGGATCCGTATAACGCGGTTATCATTGCTGAAACTTCAGGTAAGGTAGAATACGAGGATATTATCCAAGGTATTTCATTCCAACTTGAAATTGATGAACAAACAGGATTTGAAGAGAAAGTAATCTCTGAATCAAGAAATAAGAAAGCCGTACCTACCTTGAAGGTGGTAGACTCTAAAGGAGTTGAGCAAAAAGCATACAACTTACCGGTAGGAGCCCACTTGATGGTAAACGATGGTGAAAAGATTAAGGCTGGTAAAGTCTTAATTAAGATCCCAAGAAAATCTGCGAAAGCGGGGGATATCACCGGAGGTCTTCCGAGAGTTACCGAATTATTCGAAGCAAGAAACCCTTCAAACCCAGCGGTTGTTACTGAAATTGACGGGGTAGTTTCTTACGGAAAAATTAAGAGAGGTAACCGTGAATTGATCGTTGAGGCTAAAACTGGAGAAAGAAAAATTTACTTAGTTAAATTATCTAACCAGATCTTAGTACAGGAGAATGACTTCGTTAGAGCTGGTTCGCCACTTTCTGATGGTTCAATTACTCCAGACGATATCTTAAGAATTAAAGGCCCAACAGCTGTTCAAGAATACTTAGTAAATGAGATTCAGGAAGTTTACCGTCTACAAGGGGTAAAAATCGACGACAAGCACTTCGAAATCATCGTAAGACAGATGATGACAAAAGTATCTATCGTGGATGGAGGTGATACTCAATTCCTAGAAGGAGCTCTTGAGCACAAGTATGACTTCTTGGAAGAAAATAACAGAGTATTCGGTCTTAAAGTAGTCGTTGATGCTGGTGATTCTAAAGAATTCAAGCCAGGTCAGATGATTACTGCAAGAGAATTAAGAGACGAGAACTCTAAGTTGAGACGTGAAGATCAAAGTTTGGTAGAAGTAAGAGAAGCTCTTCCTGCTACAGCAACTCCTGTATTACAAGGTATTACAAGAGCAGCTCTTCAGACTAAGTCATTCATGTCTGCAGCATCATTCCAGGAAACAACTAAAGTTCTTAACGAGGCAGCAGTTGCTGGTAAAGTTGACGCTCTTGGTGGTCTTAAAGAAAATGTAATTGTAGGACACAGAATTCCTGCAGGTACAGGTCTTAAAGAGTATCAGAATGTTATCGTAGGTTCTAAGAAAGAATTCGAAGACCTTAACTAA